In bacterium, the genomic window AAGTAATCAAAAGGGCTGCAGCTTCGTAGTAGGAGTCGGCACTGCCTAAAAAGCTAAGTAAAACACTAAAAGCATAGGCGGCCGTGATACCAACTGCTATTAGTACGGCCATGTTGAGAGTTTTTGCTTGCAGGGCTTTGTAAGTGGAGTAGAGGAAAATCCAGCCGGAATAGAAAAAGACTGGGGTCGTTAAAATAAACAGTATCCAGGTTGCTGGAATAGGCTCAGGCAAGCTCAATTTGAAAAACTCAGTACCTAATGGTGAGTAAGCGATGATTGGACCTGACAAAACCAAAGCGAAGAAAAATTTGTTGCGAATGTCCAGTTCCATGAGTCTGGCCATCTCTCTACCCGCCAAGCCAGTGTGTTCCATCCCCATACTCATCGTCATACTCATCTTGAACTTTTCCCACCAACCCATTTCCAAGGTAGGTTTCATTTCGTGATCAGCATGATCATGACGGTGAATTTCCCCTTCGTTTTTCTCATTCTGACTTCTGACCTCTGACTTCTTAGTTTCCTCCAGCCTCATCCCACATTTTGGACAACTTCCTGGTTGGTCGGAGACAACTTCAGGATGCATCGGACAGACGTAGGTAATCTTGCGAATTGATTCGCTCATAAAATAAAAATAACTGTGTTAATTTTTCCTAAAGCGCTTTCTTCAGAGCCTCTTCAACAGAGCTGAGAATCTCCTCGTTACTCACCCGCATTGTCGAGTAGTCAGCTATCCAAGCAATCTTACCTTCCTTGTTGACCAAAACAAAGGTGTGTCCCGGACGATCTGAGTGCATTTGTGATGGCATTGAAAGCACTCCGTAGGTTTGCGACATTTCTCGGTCCGCATCTATCAGGATAGGTATTTCCTTGATTCCTTCTGCTCGCAATATTGGTTTCCACTCAGCAGCAGAATCAACACCAACGGTAACAATTTCCGTCTGTATTTGTTCAAAAGAAGCTAAATCTCTCTCCAAAGTACCAATTTGTTTCCAACAGGGTTGGCACATTAACCCCTCTTGAAAATAAAGCAAGATATTTTTTCCTGAATAATCGGCCAAAGACACTTGCCTACCATCGGCCGCTGGCAGTCTAAAGCTCGGTGCCGAAGCACCAAGCTTCAAATTACTAGTTTGCGCTAGTCCAGACGTAGCTGAACCACCTTGCTCAGTAGGTTTGGCTGTTAACCAAAGGTAACCTAGGCCCAGAATCAACAGCAGCAAACTAAAACCGAAGGCCAATTTTGTAGTCAACGATTTTATTTTCTCAGATTTTCTGTTTTGCTCTTGAAAATCTTTGAGAAACTGGCGTTTTTCTTTTTTTGACAGCGCTGACAGGTCAGTTTGTTTCTGATTCATCAGTTTTCACCTCCTTCTTTGGTGTTTTTGAGAAGAAGCCTTTGTAGATAAACAAGCCCGCAATTACAAACAAAATCACTAAAAAGATAAAGTCTGGTAAGCCTTTGGTGGCAAGCGCAATGCTCTCAATTTGGGAGCTAGCATAACCTGAAAGGGCTTTTTGCCAACTCGGAGCCAAAGACTCATTACCTACCCAAGCTAGGTAAAGCACGAAAATACCCATCAACAAAAACATTGTTCCAGAAGCAAGGTTTGTGGTGTGAGAGTGAAATTGTTTTCCGAAGACTTTAAAAGAGAATAATTTGCCTTTGACGAGTGGGCTTTTGGACCATTCAAATTGATCCCAGAAATAAGCCATCACAAAAAGAGGAAAGACCATTCCAAAAACATAGATCAGACTGAGAATAAGGGCTTGAACTAAGCTAGCTGAAATCGCAGTTAGCGTCAGCACTCCGGCCAAAACCGGAGCGCAGCAAGAGCTAGCTGCCCCAGAAAAAACCCCCAGAATAAAAACAGAGGTGTAGTTTTGTGGGTTCCATTTCACTGCTGTCTTAGCAAAAGGTAGTTCAAAACTTTTGCCTAACAGGGAAAATAACCCTAGAAATACCAAAAAGATTCCGGCAAGCAGAAAAATTTCTTGATGAAACCTACTAAAAACCTGAGCTAGAGCTGCTACACCAATTCCGATCGGTACCAGAACTACCGCGACTCCAGCGCCAAAAACAGTTGTTACCTTGAGAATATCAACTCGGCTTTTGAAAGCGTGGGCAAAGTACGATGGCAACATAAACGTGATGCAACAGGGAGCGATCAAAGCTAACATCCCGCCAAAAAAAGCGGCTACTGCGGAGGTGTTAAAAAGAAGTGCTTGCATAAATTTTAACCTTCAGTGGCAAATTCGCTTGGAGCTTTTCTAAATTCTTCAAGACAGTTTGCAGAGCAAAAATAGTACGTTTTGCCCTTGAAACTTGCCTTCAAATCCTCGTTTCGCAAAACTCGCATTCCGCAAACTGGATCGCTGGCCATCTCTTTTTCGGCGGCGAAATATTTACTAAAATTAAAAAATTTCATGTCTTCCTCGAATTATTTTTTCTGAATCTGCTTCCAAAGCCAAACTATCCCAAGGACCAAAGCAATAATTACCAAGATCCAGGTTAGCAACATAAAAACCATCATCGACCCAAAGAAAAAGGGTGAGCTTCCATACATATGATCAAAGTAAACTGGACCGGCAGAGTCGGTTGCTCGATAAAACATAGGGCCAAACATTTATTTTCACCTCCTTTTGAAAACTTCTAAGAGCTCTTCTAAGGCTTTCTCGTCACTCTTTCCACCCAACTTTGGTACTACACAGGTATGTAAGTGTGAGTTCAGAATGACCTCATCAGATTTTTTTATTGCTGCCTGGACCGCGGACGATTGCAAGAGCACGTCCGGGCAGTACTCACCATCATCAACCATTTCAATAACTCGACTCAAATGTCCCCGAGCTCTCTTTAGTCTTTTTAAAACTTGCTCTTTAATTTCTTGGTTCATAGGTTTTTACCAAATTTAAACCATCTTCTAGTATCCCCCCATGGGGGTTATACCCTAACTATACACTTCTTGTCAAGGATAGGAAAGTCTTTTATCTTGATCTAGCAGAAGGTTCGGGGTTAAACGTGTAGAAGCTTGATAGTTGCATACACAGCCACTACCCCAACAACAAAAAATATTGCTTGGTGGAATTTCCGATCGCGCAAATAAAGATGCTGAAGCTCGGGGATAATGTCAGAAGCGGCAATATAGATAAACATTCCACTAGTAAAAGCCAGAATAAGGCCTAAATAAGGGCTTATAAGCTCTGATAGAAATAAAGCCAGCAAGGCCCCTAATATCGCCGTCATTCCCGACAAAATATTAAAAAATATCACTTTTTTCGCCCCGAGATCGCTTCTCAGCAAAATAGTAAAATCTGATATTTCTTGAGGAATTTCATGAGTAGCTACAGCCAAAGAAGTAGTAATCCCGATAGGAACACTTACCAAAAAACTGCTGGCGATAGCAAAACCATCGATAAAATTGTGAAAGCCATCACCAAACAAAATCAAACTAACTATGGATTTTCTTCTTGAACCCTCCAACTTTTCTTGATCTTGCTCATGAGGATGAAAGGCAACGAAAAACCTCTCTAGAAAAAAGAAGGTAACCAGCCCCAGCAAGGCAGCCAAAAATATATTTGGGTCTTGCTTTGTTTCTCTCAAAGCCTCTGGTAGAAGGTCCAAAAAGGCAGTCGCAAGCAAAACACCCGCAGCAAAGGAAAGTAAAAGCACACTATTTTCTCCTTCCCAAAGCCTGCGTTTCAGCAATATTAAACCTCCAGCCAAAGACAAAATACTGCCAATGAAGGTAAAGACCAAAACGTAGATAGTTGTTTCAAGACTCATTTTTACACTCCCTACAAAGACCAAAGAATTCTAAATTGTGGTCTTCGATTTTGAAATTAGTTTTTTGAGCAGTTTTTTCTACAAACTCTTCGGCCGCCAGACTACTCAAATCTTCAAGCTTTCCGCAATTGCGGCAAACGACATGGTGATGATGGGGTCGATCACTAACTAGCTCGTAAGAGAAACCGTTTTTATCAAAGCTAAGCCGTTTAACCAGATTTAGTCCTTCAAGCATCTCCAGATTGCGATAAACGCTCGTCAAATTTGCTTTCGGAAGTTTGGTAGTTATTCCGAAAAAAACAGCCGCCGGGGTGAGAGGCAGCTTCGTTTTTTCAAGGACGGCAATAATTTCCTGGCGCACATCAGTAATTTTGACTTTGTTTTCTTTTAGAAATCCCAAGATATCTTTTCTCATGTTGCAAATTACTTGCAACAATATATGCAACTCACTTGCATTTGTCAAGAGCTTTTTTGGCTTTTAGTTGGGTAAAAGTCTTTTGATATGGGCCACGACCTGAGACGGAAGTGTGTTGGCTTTAATTAAATATTCGGTCGCTCCGAGTTTAATCGCTCGGCGCAAAAATTTGTCGTCGTCCAGGTTCGTCAGAACTACTACCGGCGTCTCGGTGGTTTTTGGATTTGCTTTGATCTTCTCCAAAACATGAAAGCCGTCAAACCCTGGAATCATAATATCGAGAACCACCAAATCAACTTCTTCTTTTCCTAGCATATCAACCGCTTTCGGACCGGTATCCGCAACCGAAATAGCAAATCCGGCTTTTTCAAGTTGATGCTGGTAGGCCTCGCGTTCAATATTGTCGTCCTCTACAAAGAGAATTCTTTTGGCCATGATCTAAATTTTACACGAAGACAAGGATTTAGCAAACTATTTTTCTTTTTGTGACCTAGCTTACGCTGAATCTAGCTCATGCCCAACCTTCTCTGGTTTAAAGATCTCTCTATCTTGAGTTGATTGTGAGAGTGAATTTAGGTAAATGATTAAACAAAGTTTAGGATGGGGAGGGAGCGTGCTTTCACAGAGGCTCCCTTCCACAAGCAGCACTCTCCCCTTCACGCCTACCTCGATAACGACTTCATCCACCCAACAGTACCAAGAAACGTGGCTATTCCAATAGTGAACAAAACCACGCCCGAGTTCCACATCGTTGAGCTTCTGTTCACCAACATGAGGATTTCCCCAGCCAGGGCAATCTCACACTCAATGAACATAAGTGGTACCAGGACAATAATGTCCTCGAGACTAGGTAGATTCGAGACTACCTTAGACACAGTTCAACCTCCTCTACTTTCCGTTTTTTGCTATTCTAGCATATTTTCTAGCCCTTGCTACCTAACTTGACTTTTTCTACACTGGTTTCTATATTTAACTGACCAAAGGAGGTATTTATTATGATTCGTGGTTTAGAATCCGTCATGCTTTTTAGTGGGAGCCCAAAAGAATTGGCCAACTTTTATCAAGACAAGGTGGGTCTAAAGATAAAAGAAGAATTCGAAGCCGAAGATGGAGCGGCTGGCTTTGAAATGCAAATTGGTGATGGTGGTTTGCTCTATATCAACCCTAGCTCAGAAGTAAACGGTAAAGCAAAGGACCCGCAAAGAATG contains:
- a CDS encoding VOC family protein, encoding MIRGLESVMLFSGSPKELANFYQDKVGLKIKEEFEAEDGAAGFEMQIGDGGLLYINPSSEVNGKAKDPQRMMLNIEVDDAEKEADRLKSSGVEQIEPVYHMEGYGLISTFADPDGNYFQLAQVRAS
- a CDS encoding peroxiredoxin family protein — translated: MNQKQTDLSALSKKEKRQFLKDFQEQNRKSEKIKSLTTKLAFGFSLLLLILGLGYLWLTAKPTEQGGSATSGLAQTSNLKLGASAPSFRLPAADGRQVSLADYSGKNILLYFQEGLMCQPCWKQIGTLERDLASFEQIQTEIVTVGVDSAAEWKPILRAEGIKEIPILIDADREMSQTYGVLSMPSQMHSDRPGHTFVLVNKEGKIAWIADYSTMRVSNEEILSSVEEALKKAL
- a CDS encoding transcriptional repressor translates to MRKDILGFLKENKVKITDVRQEIIAVLEKTKLPLTPAAVFFGITTKLPKANLTSVYRNLEMLEGLNLVKRLSFDKNGFSYELVSDRPHHHHVVCRNCGKLEDLSSLAAEEFVEKTAQKTNFKIEDHNLEFFGLCRECKNES
- a CDS encoding YHS domain-containing protein — its product is MASDPVCGMRVLRNEDLKASFKGKTYYFCSANCLEEFRKAPSEFATEG
- a CDS encoding response regulator, translated to MAKRILFVEDDNIEREAYQHQLEKAGFAISVADTGPKAVDMLGKEEVDLVVLDIMIPGFDGFHVLEKIKANPKTTETPVVVLTNLDDDKFLRRAIKLGATEYLIKANTLPSQVVAHIKRLLPN
- a CDS encoding ZIP family metal transporter, yielding MSLETTIYVLVFTFIGSILSLAGGLILLKRRLWEGENSVLLLSFAAGVLLATAFLDLLPEALRETKQDPNIFLAALLGLVTFFFLERFFVAFHPHEQDQEKLEGSRRKSIVSLILFGDGFHNFIDGFAIASSFLVSVPIGITTSLAVATHEIPQEISDFTILLRSDLGAKKVIFFNILSGMTAILGALLALFLSELISPYLGLILAFTSGMFIYIAASDIIPELQHLYLRDRKFHQAIFFVVGVVAVYATIKLLHV
- a CDS encoding cytochrome c biogenesis CcdA family protein, which produces MQALLFNTSAVAAFFGGMLALIAPCCITFMLPSYFAHAFKSRVDILKVTTVFGAGVAVVLVPIGIGVAALAQVFSRFHQEIFLLAGIFLVFLGLFSLLGKSFELPFAKTAVKWNPQNYTSVFILGVFSGAASSCCAPVLAGVLTLTAISASLVQALILSLIYVFGMVFPLFVMAYFWDQFEWSKSPLVKGKLFSFKVFGKQFHSHTTNLASGTMFLLMGIFVLYLAWVGNESLAPSWQKALSGYASSQIESIALATKGLPDFIFLVILFVIAGLFIYKGFFSKTPKKEVKTDESETN
- a CDS encoding metal-sensitive transcriptional regulator; this translates as MNQEIKEQVLKRLKRARGHLSRVIEMVDDGEYCPDVLLQSSAVQAAIKKSDEVILNSHLHTCVVPKLGGKSDEKALEELLEVFKRR